The genomic region taatttgtgttattaggatttaaatttttttgaagggGTACCTCGAAATCACATGCAGTTAATCTCTTCGATTTGTgtttagtaaataaaaaatatcacgAATCAATTTGAGTTAGtcgaataattaatttattgtctATTTAAAGAAGTGTCAGAAGTTTGAATCCTTTCTTATATATGTAATAACACATTGACTAGTAGCAATCTCTTATATGAGACTTAGATCTGAGACAAATTAGTTCTTAACTCCTCGGATTGAAAATAccataaaaaatctaaaaaataaaaaataaaaaaaatcatgtatTTATACTTATNNNNNNNNNNNNNNNNNNNNNNNNNNNNNNNNNNNNNNNNNNNNNNNNNNNNNNNNNNNNNNNNNNNNNNNNNNNNNNNNNNNNNNNNNNNNNNNNNNNNNNNNNNNNNNNNNNNNNNNNNNNNNNNNNNNNNNNNNNNNNNNNNNNNNNNNNNNNNNNNNNNNNNNNNNNNNNNNNNNNNNNNNNNNNNNNNNNNNNNNNNNNNNNNNNNNNNNNNNNNNNNNNNNNNNNNNNNNNNNNNNNNNNNNNNNNNNNNNNNNNNNNNNNNNNNNNNNNNNNNNNNNNNNNNNNNNNNNNNNNNNNNNNNNNNNNNNNNNNNNNNNNNNNNNNNNNNNNNNNNNNNNNNNNNNNNNNNNNNNNNNNNNNNNNNNNNNNNNNNNNNNNNNNNNNNNNNNNNNNNNNNNNNNNNNNNNNNNNNNNNNNNNNNNNNNNNNNNNNNNNNNNNNNNNNNNNNNNNNNNNNNNNNNAAAATCTACTTTTACACATATATATCAATCATGTtaaatatatactaaaattaattattagtgtaaaatacatattgaaatataaaatacacattaaaaataagttaaattttacatatatttatacacaaatatataatgaCTGATTTtgatatacaaataatatttttgcatatatacgCACATCAATCTAACCTGGGATTAAGCATAGAAAAAAATGTAAAGTAACTTGTTTAGTTACTTTCTGAATTACCTAGTAACAATTATTTTAATGTGGGAGCATAATTAGTGCATGTATACTATATGGACAACCGCGTGGACCTTTGATGAGGAAAAACGTGAGAAGGGCACTGAAGAAGTGAGCGAGATTTTGAAGACTCTTGAGAATGAACTCAAAGACAAGTTGTTCTTTGGAGGAGATGCACTTGGGTTTGTGGACATTGTTGGTGTCTTCTTGGCTTTTTGGTTCCCTATCTTGCATCAAGTTGTGGGGTTGCCTCAATTGGTAGCCATTGAGAATTTTCCGAAGCTTTATGATTGGAGCCAAAGACTTCTTGACCTTAATGTTGTCAAAGAAACTCTGCCTCCTAAAGAAGATGTTTTTGCTGCCTTCAGTGCTAACCTCCAAAGGAGCAATAACGCTACAAAATAGACGCAGCAGTAAATTagtaaatttttaagaattttacTAGCATAAATTTCTAATTTAGTTTGTGATTTTATGAGTTAAGCTTTAAAAGTTATTTGTGTAAGATACTTTTGATTACTTTTGAACTGAAATTTTATTATCTTCCAAACACTTTTTATATAAATCTCAGTGCGGTCACATGCACTATGGGGTTACACTACAAGAAAGGCACTGAATATTGTCAGCTTTAGTGTCGTAAGTTACCGACAAATTTACCAACAAATTTGGCAATTAATTCGTCAGGTCCAAATATTATCGATAGATTTTATTTTTTGACGATAAATTTGACGATACAAATTGGAGGGAAAACAACGAAAAAGTGGCGCGACATTTAACGTCAGATTGACCGGCAGATGAATCTAATAGTAAGCTCTTTTAGTGACACGCCGCATTTTGGTCATGCGCAATTCGTTACTATCGATAAATTCAACGGTAAACGTGCCCTAAATTCGAACtgcaatctctctctctctccctctctctctccctctccctctcccaaCCACCTCTAGTAGTCACCTTCTCCAGCGCCGGCCACTACCAACATTCTCCAAGGATTGCATGGCACGACTGGAACTCATTGCATCGTGTGAGTAATTGCTGTTGTTTGCCCTGCTGTCGCCGTTACTGTCGTTGTTGTTGTCGTCATTGGTCCTTCCTATAGGTAGGTTGTCCTCGTCCCtctttctcttattattttttgtcaattttaattaatGGTATCCCTAATCATAACCGTGACGTTAGTTTATTTTGACTACgcattttaaaatttagattgAAATTAGTGAATTTGGAATATAAATGAGGTTGTTCTTGTGTTTATTGAACTATAATTGCTTTAGATCCTGGTCATATCCTGTAATTTAGCGCTTGGTCCATGGGATAGCTATTGTTTATTTGCTTGCTTTCACATTTTTTGCTTTCTCATACTTGCAATAATGTTTTGTTTTGGAAACATTTTTCTGTGAACAAAAATGTCAATATATATAACGCACGTTCatcaattttaaaactaaatttttttttccgaAGATAGATGAATTGATGCATTTCTTTAAAATGTAAAGAGACACATTGTCCAAAGAGGGGCAAATAAAGAAGCTCAGATAGTGATATACACATCACTAAAAGACAAAAATATTAAACTTAAAGAAAGAGAAG from Arachis ipaensis cultivar K30076 chromosome B02, Araip1.1, whole genome shotgun sequence harbors:
- the LOC107625636 gene encoding probable glutathione S-transferase: MAAEQEEGLKLLGVRASPFSHRVQLALKLKGVQHEYLQENLENKSQLLLKYNPIYKKVPVLLHKEKSIIESLVIIEYIDETWEGYKILPQEPYQRALARFWAIFIAEKCMYTIWTTAWTFDEEKREKGTEEVSEILKTLENELKDKLFFGGDALGFVDIVGVFLAFWFPILHQVVGLPQLVAIENFPKLYDWSQRLLDLNVVKETLPPKEDVFAAFSANLQRSNNATK